The genomic DNA ATACGCCGCCGCCATGGCAAACCTCCTTGAAAAAAGGCGATTCACCAGTTTACGTAGACTGCGCAGAGGGCGATAGACCTATCGCAGATGCGCTCTAGTTCGCCCCCGGCCCGTCCACAATCTCGCGCACGAACTTCACCTTCGGCTTGCCCCCTTTGCCGGTCAGGAATTCCGACAGGTAGCGTAGCTGCTGCTTGGGGCGATCGGGGTCGCGAAAGTTGTCTCCCTTTTGCAGGATCGGGCGCTGCTCGTCGATCTCGCCGAACGCCCGGTCGCCGGCCGCTTGGCACGGGAACCAATAGCCAGTTTCCGTTGCGTCCCAGAGATAGAACTCGGGATAGCAGTGACCGGGCACCCAGACCGTGCGGGCGGGAATATCCTCCGCGCGGCAGATGGCGATAAAGAGCGACGTCAATTCCTCGCAATCGCCGTCGCCGTCCTTGAGCGCGGCGAGCGCGCCTTTGATCGGGCCGTTCTTGTATTCGACGCGCTCGCGCACGCCGTCGTAAATCGCTTCGACTTGTTCCCAGGCCGAGGCGTCGCGCTTGTCCTTGAGAATCTCTTTCGCCGTGCTGCGAATCTTCGCGTGCCGGCTTTCGATTTTCGGACTGGGCCCGAGATAAATCCGCACGTCCGGCGGCAGCTTTTTTTTGTTCGGCAGGGTGTATTGCGCGGTGTCGGTCGGCGCGATCAGTTTGCGCTTGGTGACTTCCATCGTCACAAGCGCGTTCACCTTCTCCAGCGGCGCGACGAACGGCACGTCGATCACCATTTGCTGGACCGTGCCGGCGACCATCCGGTAGTCGACCTGCGCCACGTTCGGCGTGATATCCTCGGCGACCACCCGCACCGATTGCTCCGGCCATTCGATCGGAATCGGCGTCGTTCCGTGAATGCCGCGACATTCGCCTCCCTGAGATTCGACCGTCAGCCCGAGCTGAATGTGCTGGACCGTTTCGTCCCCCAGCGTGGGCCCGTTGTTCGTGTCCTCCTTGGGATCGACCGCCAGGGCCGGCGCCGCGAGACAACAGAACAGCAGCAGGGCCAATCGTAAGCGTTGCATGGATCGTGCCTGATATCGGGGCAGCGTCCATGCCAACGTGCGGGTCAGAACTCCATTCTACGTTACGGCGCGGCGAGAATCGACACCGCGTCGTAACAGCCCGGCGAGCGTTAGCGGCCCAGATAGCCGGCGCTCGATTGAAAATACTTGCGGCGGCGCTTGGTCGTGGCTTCGCCGGCGCCGGCTTGCTGTTCCTGGAGATCGGCGAGATTCGCCTGGCAGAAGCGGCAGCCGACCCCTTCGACGTGGAACTGAATGTAATCGGAATGCCCGTCGTCTAAGACGCCGAGCAAATGGCCGCCCAACTGTTCGCGCGTCGGGCAAGTCAGTCGCGAGCGGCGCCAGACCTCGCCCAGGCTGTGCAACCCGGTATCGCGCCGCGCATTGATCGACGACAACCGCCCCAGCAGCGATTTATCTTGGCGCAGCGACAACTCAATCACGGCCATCTCGGCCGCCGGCAGC from Planctomycetia bacterium includes the following:
- a CDS encoding transglutaminase domain-containing protein translates to MQRLRLALLLFCCLAAPALAVDPKEDTNNGPTLGDETVQHIQLGLTVESQGGECRGIHGTTPIPIEWPEQSVRVVAEDITPNVAQVDYRMVAGTVQQMVIDVPFVAPLEKVNALVTMEVTKRKLIAPTDTAQYTLPNKKKLPPDVRIYLGPSPKIESRHAKIRSTAKEILKDKRDASAWEQVEAIYDGVRERVEYKNGPIKGALAALKDGDGDCEELTSLFIAICRAEDIPARTVWVPGHCYPEFYLWDATETGYWFPCQAAGDRAFGEIDEQRPILQKGDNFRDPDRPKQQLRYLSEFLTGKGGKPKVKFVREIVDGPGAN